GCAATCAGCAATGAAAACAGATTGATGGAGATGGTATTCCACAGCAGTCTCCAGAAATAATACGAATCAAAAAAACGGGTAAAGTGCTCGAACCCCACCCATTTGCTGCCTACGATTCCTTTGGCAGGATTAAAGTCCTTAAACGCAATTTGGAGTCCATACAGCGGACCGTATTGGAACAGCAGATACCAAGCAATAGGAAGCAGGAGCATTAGATATAAATCGTAGCGTCTTGCTATCTTTTTAAACAGCCGGGAGCCGCGCATGAAGCGGCTCCGCGGACTGGTGGTCGGATGATTGGCCTCAGCCGGTCTCATGTGCGACCTCCTTTTCAGTTATTGTTTCACTTTATCGTAGGCATCCTGGTACAACTTCTGCAGCTCGTCGATTTTCAGCTTCTTCAGCGTAGCCTGGAAATCATCCCATTTATCGAAACTAAGCGCGCCGGTAATAAACTTGGTGCTTTGCTCGTCGTAGTATTTATCAAGGTCGTTGCGGAGCACGTCCACTTTCTTCGCGGTCTCCTCTTCGAACATCGGAGCGGCATAGCGGACCTCAGGCATGTAAGGATCCAGCTTCTTTTGGGCCTCTTGCACTTGAGGCGGATTAATAAAGGAGGCTACATTCTCGCTGATGAGATGAGGCGCGCCGCCCCCCGCGTAAGGCGTAATTTTGCCTTGGTTTCCGGTATTCAAAAATTGCTCCGTATAATACGGAATGCCGTCTTTAAGCTCATAGTTCTCGCCTTCCCGGCCGAACCGGAGCAGAGTGGAGCCTTCTTCGCTGTAGAAATAATCGATCCAACGCATGGTTGCTTCCGGGTGCTTGTTGACGGATGTAATGGCGAACGAGCCTAAGTCACGGGGAACCGGAGCGCCTTGGCTTTGCAGGCGGTCGCCTTGCGGACCTTCAAGCGGCGAGATACCGGTATACTGATCTTGAATCGACAGGAACGCATTATTGGTTTGATCAAAGAAGAAGCCAACGTTGCCCGATCCTTGCTTGGCGATGTATTGGGCTTCCGTCTGGGAAAACACTTCCGGATCAAGCAGCTTTTCGCTGTAGAGCTTGTTCAAATATTGCAGCAGCTCCTTGTTGCGGTCATTGCCCATCCATATTTCTACCTTGCCCTCGACCAGATTGATGTTATATCCAAGCTGCGTATCCAGGCCAAACGAACCGCTCATCATCGGAATAATCGGCAGGCCTAGACCAACCCCTGCGCTGGCACGGGCCGTCAATGGGATTTCATCCTGCTTTCCGTTGCCGTTCGGGTCGTTGTCGCGGAAGGCAACCAGCACTTTGTACAAATCCTCCGTCGTTTGAGGCTCCTGCAAATTGAGCTTTTTCAGCCAGGCTTGATTAATCCATTTCTTGTCCGTCCGTGCAGCCCCTACCGTAACAACCGTAGGCAGAGCGTAAATATGGCCTTCAGGCGTTGTAATCGCAGGTCCAATCTCGGGATATTGTTCCATCAGCTTTTTGAAATTTGGAGCGTAATCGTTGATCAGATTTTCAAGCGGGATTAATTGGCCTGCCGTTCCGTAACGGATCGCTTCAAGCGAAGTAAGAGAAGAACGGAACAGGGCATCGGGCAGCTCATTGGATGCGAACAGCAAATTCTTTTTCTCCTGGAAGCCATCCGTAGGCACTTCGGTAAACTCCACGTCAATGTTGCTTTGCTTGGCATAGTCCTGAAACACGGGCATGTCCTTGAACGGGCCATTCACAGGGGCAATACGCGAGAACATTTTCAGCTTGATCGGCTCCTGCACAATCGGATAACCGGTTTTGCTGACTTCACTTGAGGAAGCTTCCTTTGAGCTGTTTTTGTTATCCTCGTCGTTGCCTGAGCTGCACCCGGCTAGCGTCAAAGAAAGGGCAAGCATCGCGGACACGGTAATTGTACTTCGTTGTTTCATCATTACAGCATTCTCCTTTAAAACATAGTATTCAAAGTCATATAGTTGGATTTGTGAGCTGAATTTAGCATAAAGTAAGCCGTATGAAATAGAAATAACATTTCGTTGTGATCAATTTGGCATTTTGTTAGACGCGAGCAGCTTGCTGCGGTAGTTCGACGGCGACATGCCGGTGTAAGTAGAGAAAGCCCTCGAGAAGGTATACAGGTCCGTATAACCTAGCGAAAGCGAGATATCGGTAATCGATAGAGTCCGGCTCTGCAGCATTTCGACTGCCCGTTCCATCCGCAGCATGATCAGATATTCGCGGGGACTTATGCCGAAGCTTTGTTTGAACCTGCTGGACAAATGCGAGCGGTGCATGCCGGACCACTCCGCCAGATCCGTTACGCTGATGCCTTCCGCATAATGCGTCTGCATATATTGCAGGCAGGCTTTTAACCAATCCTTCTCCTCGCTCGCTTCGGGAAGCGGACGCGACAGCATTTCGAACAGCTGGTACAGCATCATTTGCAGTTGCAAATCGCCGTCCTTTTGCCAGTTTTTCATCCGTTCCATGCACGCCTGCAGCTGATTGGCCAGCTCAGTCGTAAGTCTGCTGCGCAAATACGGTTTGTGCTCGGTTAATCCAATCCTTCGGACAAGCATTTCCGCTTGTGAGCCGGTGAAGGCAAGCCAATGCATCTTGAGCGGGGACGCGGAATCGTATTGCGTAATCCAGTAGCTGTGCTTCACATCGGGGAAGAGGCAGAACATGCTGCCCTTCGGCAGGATGACAGTCTCGCCCATACTGGACAGCGTAACCGAGCCGTTAAGCACAAAATGGAAGGAGAAGCATTCAATTACCCTTGGCCCAACGCTGTAATTCGCCTTGGCGATATTGCGGCCCGTGCGAAGCGGCCAAAGCCCGCCCAGCTTCTCGAATTCGTTAGGCGTGTAATAAAAGATGTCTGCAAATTCATGGCCGTAGTCTTTCAAAGGAATTCACCCCGCAAAAAAAAAGACATAGCAGTGCCAAGGAGGGCACATGCTATGTCTCTAGTAGTCTAGTCGACGATCTGTCTATTGTAGCACAGATCGTCATTTTCGTTCAGGGCTAGGCGTAAATCCGGTAGCTGCCGCTTAATGCCAGCAGGCTGAAGAAATAGAGGCAGTTATCGTAATAACGGCGCTCGCCCTTGCGGAGAGGGGTGTTCCAAAGCAGCTGAACAAAATGATCGGCGTCCGGTCCGTCGGCTGCCAGCGATGCCATGGCATTTGTCGCAAGTAGTCCGATAGGATGAAGAGCCGGCTCGTCGAAAGGCTGGCCGTCAATGGTATAGCGGCGGTAAGCCGCTAAGTCGACCGGACGGAAAAACCGCTGAATCCGGTTCGACTGTTCGACCTGCCACGGATCGCGGCGAAACCATGCCCAGTCTAGTCCGATATTGGCCGCCACCCGGTAAGCATCGCTGTAGAAATGACGGAAGTCGCCATGCCGCTGCACCTCTGCCGGCGTTCCGTCGTAGTTGGCGTACTCCGGCGACAATCCCGTCTCGGGATGGCAAGCCGTATGCAGGTAAGTCCGGCTTGCGGACGCCGCTTCCCGCCAGAACGGCCTGTCCACTTCATCGGCCCACAAGGAGAACAATTCGTAGAAATGGGGGAGATGATAGGAGGGATCGCTGAATGGCGACTCCGGTACAAACTTAATCAGCTTGTTCGCCGGCTCCCACATTGGACTGCCGCCATTGCCGTCCTCACCTTGGTGGATGCAGGCTCGTAAAATTCTACTTGCCTGCTCCGAGTAATTATACGGCTCCGGTCCGTTGCCCCAGCGGTTTGCGGCAAAGAACAGCGCCATGGCAAAAAACTCCTCGCCATCCGGCGCGGGTCCTTGAGACAGACGGGTTCCGTCCGGCTTGCAATGCCAAGCGAAATAATCCTTGTAACGACCTTCCGCATGCTGCATATAAGTGACGGAGAAGTTCCACAGCCGGTCGAAAATTTCCTTATCGTTCATTTGAACGGCCATCATCATGCCGTAAGACATGCCCTCCGACCTTACATCCACATTGCCGGTATCGAGGAAGTAGCCCTTGTCTTCTCCCATCGGGTAATAAATCCGGATATCCGGATCGCCATGCAGCAGATCGTTCCAAGCCTGCTCCAGCTTTGCTTGTATAGCTGTCTCGGCATAGCCGAGTTCCTTGAACAAATTCCGGTATTCACCGGTATAAATAAGCCCCTTTTTCCAAAGCTGTCATTGTAGTAAAAACCTCCATTTCGTGGTGTATAACCCCATCTTAGCACAGGCGGAACTATACAAATTAAAGCGTTTTCAGTAATAAGCTTAGATTAACGCTGTGAGAAGAACAAAGCTCTAGACTCGTTCTCCAGCAGGATGCTACCATATAAAAAACTTAGTTTGTTTAATATACAAACTAAGTTGCGAGTGCTATTCTTTTGGTAATGTTTTTCAAAATGACAACACGAGTAATCTTTTGCTATATTCGGTTCAATTTCGAATTCAGAGAGGAAGAGCGCCATCATGGATCAAACGATTAGACAAGCGATTGTAAGGGGAGAAACTTCCCTTGGCATCGAATTTGGATCCACGCGAATCAAGGCTGTACTGATTGATTGCAATTTTGAAACCATCGGATCCAGCAGCTATGCGTGGGAAAATCAATTGATCGACGGTTATTGGACCTACAATCTCAATGAAATGATTAACGGATTGCAAGAAACCTACCACCAGTTAAAACAAGAAGTTCAGAACAAATATGGTGTAATCATACAAAAAATCGGATCAATCGGATGTTCGGCCATGATGCAGGGCTATATTTCAATTGATCAAGCAGGGGAGCTGTTGGTCCCGTTCCGTACATGGCGCAATGCAACAACGGGAACAGCCGCATCGGAACTAACCGAGAAATTCCGGTTTAAAATTCCTCAGCGCTGGAGTATCGCACATTTGTATCAAGCAATTTTGAATGATGAAAAGCATGTCCATAACATTGATTATATTACGACTTTGTCGGGTTACATTCATTGGCTGTTGACTGGCAGCAAGGCTCTTGGTATCGGGGATGCCTCGGGTATGTTTCCAATCGATGAGTCTGCACAGCAATATAATGAGGATATGGTGAAACAGTTTGCTGATTTAATTGCCGATAAAGAATACCCGTGGACACTTAAAAGTATTTTACCTAGAGTTTACACTGCAGGTGAACATGCCGGATATCTCAGTGAATCTGGCGCCCGGCTATTAGATCCATCAGGCAACCTGCAAGCAGGCATTCCGCTATGTCCTCCGGAAGGCGATGAGGAACGGGCATGGTTGCTACGAATAGTGTCAAAAAGCGTACCGGCAACATTTCCGTAGGTACGTCGATTTTCGCCATGATCGTTCTGGAGAAAGATTTATCCGCGGTGCACCCTGAGATTGACATAGTGACTACGCCTGAGGGCAGCCCAGTCGGCATGGTTCTTGCTAATAACTGCTCCAGCGATATTAATGCATGGCTCGGCTTGTTTCGCGAATTTCATGAAGCAATGGGATTGGAGCCCGATATGAACCAGTTATTCAGCGTTCTGTTCAACAAAGCGCTGGAAGCAGATGCTGATGGCGGCGGCCTGTTGAGTTACGGGTACTATTCAGGCGAGAACATTACCGGGCTTGTAAAAGGCCGTCCGCTGTTCGTTCGCTCTCCAGAAAGCAGCTTCAATCTAGCTAATTTTATGAGAGTCCATCTGTTTAGCGCGTTTGCTGCATTAAGGCTCGGGATGGATATATTGACACAGAAGGAGCATGTCACGATTGACCGTATCTTGGCGCATGGCGGACTGTTTAAAACGCCGCTAGTCGGTCAAAAAATGTGTGCCGCAGCACTGAATATTCCTGTTTCGGTCATGTCTACGGCTGGTGAAGGCGGCGCATGGGGAATGGCAGTTTTGGCATCCTATCTGGTTAATAAGGGGCAGGATGAGGGTTTGGTGAATTATCTTGCAACTAAAGTGTTCAAGGATGCAGAAGGACTAGAGGTTTATCCTGACAGAGTGGATGTGAATGGTTTTGCTTTGTTTCTGGAGCGGTACACGGAAGGACTGCCAATCGAGCAGGCAGCG
This region of Paenibacillus sp. JDR-2 genomic DNA includes:
- a CDS encoding glycosyl hydrolase family 8 encodes the protein MFKELGYAETAIQAKLEQAWNDLLHGDPDIRIYYPMGEDKGYFLDTGNVDVRSEGMSYGMMMAVQMNDKEIFDRLWNFSVTYMQHAEGRYKDYFAWHCKPDGTRLSQGPAPDGEEFFAMALFFAANRWGNGPEPYNYSEQASRILRACIHQGEDGNGGSPMWEPANKLIKFVPESPFSDPSYHLPHFYELFSLWADEVDRPFWREAASASRTYLHTACHPETGLSPEYANYDGTPAEVQRHGDFRHFYSDAYRVAANIGLDWAWFRRDPWQVEQSNRIQRFFRPVDLAAYRRYTIDGQPFDEPALHPIGLLATNAMASLAADGPDADHFVQLLWNTPLRKGERRYYDNCLYFFSLLALSGSYRIYA
- a CDS encoding AraC family transcriptional regulator, with amino-acid sequence MKDYGHEFADIFYYTPNEFEKLGGLWPLRTGRNIAKANYSVGPRVIECFSFHFVLNGSVTLSSMGETVILPKGSMFCLFPDVKHSYWITQYDSASPLKMHWLAFTGSQAEMLVRRIGLTEHKPYLRSRLTTELANQLQACMERMKNWQKDGDLQLQMMLYQLFEMLSRPLPEASEEKDWLKACLQYMQTHYAEGISVTDLAEWSGMHRSHLSSRFKQSFGISPREYLIMLRMERAVEMLQSRTLSITDISLSLGYTDLYTFSRAFSTYTGMSPSNYRSKLLASNKMPN
- a CDS encoding extracellular solute-binding protein; amino-acid sequence: MMKQRSTITVSAMLALSLTLAGCSSGNDEDNKNSSKEASSSEVSKTGYPIVQEPIKLKMFSRIAPVNGPFKDMPVFQDYAKQSNIDVEFTEVPTDGFQEKKNLLFASNELPDALFRSSLTSLEAIRYGTAGQLIPLENLINDYAPNFKKLMEQYPEIGPAITTPEGHIYALPTVVTVGAARTDKKWINQAWLKKLNLQEPQTTEDLYKVLVAFRDNDPNGNGKQDEIPLTARASAGVGLGLPIIPMMSGSFGLDTQLGYNINLVEGKVEIWMGNDRNKELLQYLNKLYSEKLLDPEVFSQTEAQYIAKQGSGNVGFFFDQTNNAFLSIQDQYTGISPLEGPQGDRLQSQGAPVPRDLGSFAITSVNKHPEATMRWIDYFYSEEGSTLLRFGREGENYELKDGIPYYTEQFLNTGNQGKITPYAGGGAPHLISENVASFINPPQVQEAQKKLDPYMPEVRYAAPMFEEETAKKVDVLRNDLDKYYDEQSTKFITGALSFDKWDDFQATLKKLKIDELQKLYQDAYDKVKQ